One window of Cryobacterium arcticum genomic DNA carries:
- a CDS encoding zinc ribbon domain-containing protein, whose translation MKASPPEQKELLRLQALDIRLQQVEHQAKALPQHAELASLARTLDASKTVLTGRTGEVEDARIELRRIESDVEVVEKRIARDTDRAQHTSSIKDVQALETELAALTGRLSALEEIELAVMERLEEKEAAVAETEAERAAVATRVAEIEADRDVLLVDLNRQLGELARDREAIVSAIGADLAALYEKRRVAGRGNAASLLRARTCSGCTMTLTGNDLEDVRAAPADDIVFCPDCGAILVRTEESGI comes from the coding sequence GTGAAGGCATCCCCCCCAGAGCAGAAAGAACTCCTGCGGCTCCAGGCCCTCGACATCCGTCTGCAGCAGGTCGAACACCAGGCGAAGGCGCTTCCCCAGCACGCCGAGCTCGCGTCGCTCGCGCGCACCCTCGACGCGTCCAAGACAGTCCTCACGGGCCGCACCGGCGAGGTCGAGGATGCCCGGATCGAGCTGCGCCGGATCGAGTCCGACGTGGAGGTCGTGGAGAAGCGGATCGCCCGGGACACCGACCGTGCCCAGCACACCTCCTCGATCAAAGACGTGCAGGCGTTGGAGACCGAACTCGCCGCTCTGACCGGCCGCCTGTCCGCCCTCGAGGAGATCGAACTCGCGGTGATGGAACGGCTGGAGGAGAAGGAAGCCGCCGTCGCCGAGACCGAGGCCGAACGTGCCGCCGTGGCGACCAGGGTCGCCGAGATCGAGGCGGACCGCGACGTGCTCCTGGTGGACCTGAACCGTCAGCTCGGCGAGCTGGCCCGCGACCGGGAGGCCATCGTCTCCGCCATCGGCGCCGACCTCGCCGCGCTCTACGAGAAGCGCCGGGTGGCCGGCCGCGGCAATGCCGCATCGCTGCTCCGGGCCCGCACCTGCAGTGGCTGCACCATGACCCTGACCGGCAACGACCTCGAAGACGTGCGGGCCGCTCCGGCCGACGACATCGTCTTCTGCCCGGACTGCGGCGCCATCCTGGTCCGCACGGAGGAATCCGGCATCTGA
- a CDS encoding TIGR02611 family protein, which translates to MTIPAGVAAVRKGFYAGPMATTSSYPPGTHPATGPDSLPGAPGPGARLRQLLTRTRAWIHRHPRLRTPYRFLVGAAGLAVIVIGLILVPLPGPGWLIVFVGVAVLGTEFPAAHRITLSVRRVAHRVRQWWRARRDRQGARSSGAGVEAA; encoded by the coding sequence GTGACCATCCCGGCGGGGGTGGCGGCGGTCAGGAAGGGCTTCTACGCTGGGCCCATGGCCACCACCTCGTCATACCCGCCCGGTACGCACCCCGCCACGGGACCGGACAGCCTGCCGGGCGCTCCTGGACCGGGCGCGAGGCTTCGGCAGCTGCTGACCCGGACGCGTGCCTGGATCCACCGGCACCCGCGCCTGCGCACCCCGTACCGGTTCCTGGTGGGGGCCGCTGGGCTGGCGGTGATCGTCATCGGCCTGATCCTGGTGCCGCTTCCCGGCCCGGGCTGGCTCATCGTGTTCGTGGGGGTGGCGGTGCTGGGCACCGAGTTCCCCGCCGCGCACCGGATCACACTGTCGGTGCGGCGGGTCGCTCACCGGGTGCGGCAGTGGTGGCGGGCGCGCCGGGACCGCCAGGGCGCTCGGTCCTCAGGTGCAGGAGTCGAAGCGGCCTAG
- the ppgK gene encoding polyphosphate--glucose phosphotransferase: MSSSTAIGIDIGGTGIKGAVVDLSTGALLSPRVKLPTPKGGRPQDIIETTRQLLATVSSGTSDLPIGVCFPAVVKHGHTMSAANVSDKWIGLAAERLFEKGLGVPIHFVNDADAAGYAESQFGAARDVDGVVLLTTLGTGIGTALINDGELVPNTELGHLEIDGVDYETRAAFSAKERDNLSWEKWAARLQKYYSRLEALFTPDLFIVGGGVSKHHEDFLPLLHLDTRIIPAVHRNNAGILGAAALAVKYAPVTA; encoded by the coding sequence ATGAGTTCATCCACTGCCATCGGCATCGATATCGGCGGAACCGGCATCAAGGGGGCCGTGGTCGACCTGTCCACCGGCGCCCTGCTTTCCCCCCGTGTCAAACTGCCCACCCCCAAGGGCGGCCGCCCGCAGGACATCATCGAGACCACGCGGCAATTGCTCGCCACGGTCTCCAGCGGCACCAGCGACCTTCCGATCGGCGTCTGCTTCCCGGCCGTCGTCAAGCACGGGCACACCATGTCCGCAGCGAACGTGTCGGACAAGTGGATCGGCCTGGCCGCGGAGAGGCTCTTCGAGAAGGGTCTGGGCGTTCCCATCCATTTCGTCAACGACGCCGACGCGGCCGGCTACGCCGAGTCGCAGTTCGGCGCCGCCCGCGACGTGGACGGTGTGGTCCTGCTGACCACGCTGGGCACGGGCATCGGCACCGCGCTGATCAACGACGGTGAGCTGGTGCCCAACACCGAACTCGGCCACCTCGAGATCGACGGCGTGGACTACGAGACCCGCGCGGCGTTCTCGGCCAAGGAACGCGACAACCTCAGCTGGGAGAAGTGGGCGGCCCGGCTGCAGAAGTACTACAGCCGGTTGGAAGCCCTGTTCACCCCTGACCTGTTCATCGTCGGCGGCGGCGTGTCGAAGCACCACGAGGACTTCCTGCCGTTGTTGCACCTGGACACGCGCATCATTCCGGCCGTACACCGCAACAACGCGGGTATCCTCGGCGCAGCGGCTCTGGCCGTGAAGTACGCACCCGTCACGGCCTGA
- the map gene encoding type I methionyl aminopeptidase, producing the protein MPKDSIGHLIPGAVSSHRSVPSQIPRPEYVGRTAPARFTGSDVYSPDRIALIRESGRIAAEAIQEVGRAVRPGVTTEELDRIGHEYVIGQGAYPSTLGYRGYPKSLCSSVNEVICHGIPDDTLLENGDIVNIDITAFKNGVHGDSNVTFIVGEASEEVTLLVDRTREALARGIKAVAPGRQVNVIGRTIESYAKRFGYGVVRDFTGHGVGEAFHSGLIIPHYDSAPQYDTVMEVGMVFTIEPMLTLGTSEWDMWADDWTVLTKDRSITAQFEHTLVVTERGAEILTLP; encoded by the coding sequence ATGCCTAAGGATTCCATCGGTCACCTCATTCCGGGAGCCGTGTCCAGCCACCGCTCCGTTCCCTCCCAGATCCCCCGTCCGGAGTACGTCGGACGGACCGCACCGGCCCGGTTCACCGGCTCCGACGTGTACTCCCCCGACCGCATCGCCCTGATCCGCGAGTCGGGCCGGATCGCCGCCGAAGCCATCCAGGAGGTCGGCCGCGCCGTGCGCCCCGGCGTCACGACGGAGGAACTGGACCGGATCGGCCACGAGTACGTGATCGGCCAGGGCGCCTATCCCTCCACGCTGGGGTACCGGGGCTACCCGAAGTCGCTGTGCTCGTCGGTGAACGAGGTCATCTGCCACGGCATCCCCGACGACACCCTGCTGGAGAACGGCGACATCGTGAACATCGACATCACCGCGTTCAAGAACGGCGTGCACGGAGACTCCAACGTCACCTTCATCGTCGGGGAGGCCTCGGAGGAGGTCACCCTGCTCGTCGACCGCACCCGGGAGGCCCTGGCCCGCGGCATCAAGGCCGTTGCCCCCGGGCGTCAGGTCAATGTGATCGGCCGCACGATCGAGTCCTACGCGAAGCGGTTCGGCTACGGCGTCGTGCGGGACTTCACCGGCCACGGTGTGGGTGAGGCATTCCACTCCGGCCTGATCATCCCGCACTACGATTCGGCGCCGCAGTACGACACCGTCATGGAGGTCGGCATGGTCTTCACGATCGAACCCATGCTCACCCTGGGCACGAGCGAATGGGACATGTGGGCGGATGACTGGACCGTGTTGACGAAGGATCGCAGCATCACCGCCCAGTTCGAGCACACCCTCGTGGTCACCGAACGCGGCGCCGAAATCCTGACCCTCCCGTAG
- the panB gene encoding 3-methyl-2-oxobutanoate hydroxymethyltransferase, whose translation MPEPVTPDAANAVEVQNPYVSVPSGPKRVRTRHFQNAKQQGIPITGLTSYDMLTAQIFDQAGIDFLLVGDSAGNNVFGYETTLPVTVDELIPLTRAVARAVTRALVVADMPFGTYETGPSEALHTAVRFMKEAQAHAVKLEGGVRSRKQISRIVSAGIPVMAHIGFTPQSEHGLGGHIIQGRGAAADQLMADALAVQEAGAFAVVLEMVPSAVAALVTEKLDIPTIGVGAGPDVDGQLMVWTDFAGMTGGRVPRFVRQYANMRSALTDAVHAFKADVDSGAYPGPEHSYE comes from the coding sequence ATGCCTGAGCCAGTCACACCGGACGCCGCCAATGCCGTCGAGGTGCAGAATCCGTATGTCAGTGTCCCCTCCGGACCCAAGCGGGTGCGCACCAGGCATTTCCAGAACGCGAAACAGCAGGGCATCCCGATCACGGGCCTGACCAGCTATGACATGCTCACCGCGCAGATCTTCGACCAGGCCGGGATCGATTTCCTCCTCGTGGGCGATTCGGCCGGCAACAACGTCTTCGGCTACGAGACCACCCTCCCGGTCACGGTCGACGAGCTCATCCCCCTCACGCGCGCCGTCGCCCGCGCCGTGACCCGCGCCCTCGTGGTGGCGGACATGCCGTTCGGCACCTACGAGACCGGTCCGTCCGAGGCCCTGCACACCGCAGTGCGGTTCATGAAGGAGGCACAGGCCCACGCGGTCAAGCTCGAGGGTGGGGTGCGCAGCCGCAAGCAGATCTCCCGGATCGTCTCGGCCGGAATCCCTGTGATGGCCCACATCGGCTTCACCCCGCAGAGCGAGCACGGTCTGGGCGGCCACATCATTCAGGGCCGTGGTGCCGCCGCCGACCAGCTCATGGCCGACGCCCTCGCGGTGCAGGAGGCGGGCGCGTTCGCGGTGGTTCTGGAGATGGTGCCCTCTGCGGTGGCGGCCCTGGTCACCGAGAAGCTCGACATTCCCACCATCGGCGTGGGCGCCGGCCCGGATGTCGACGGCCAGCTCATGGTCTGGACCGACTTCGCGGGCATGACCGGCGGCCGGGTGCCCCGCTTCGTTCGGCAGTACGCCAATATGCGTTCGGCGCTCACGGACGCCGTGCACGCCTTCAAGGCCGACGTCGACTCCGGCGCCTATCCCGGCCCCGAGCACAGCTACGAGTAG
- the glnA gene encoding type I glutamate--ammonia ligase, whose product MDKQRDFVLRTIEERGIKFIRLWFTDVVGTLKSVAIAPAEVEGAFAEGLGFDGSAIEGLTRSFEADVLAHPDPTTFQILPWRGEVDPTARMFCDITTPDGQPAVADPRNVLKRTLAKAAERGFTFYTHPEIEFYLLKSSKFGKNGPVPVDSAGYFDNVPGGTAHDFRRRSVRMLEDLGISVEFSHHEAGPGQNEIDLRYADALTTADNIMTFRTVIKEVAIEQGVYATFMPKPLSDQPGSGMHTHLSLFEGDTNAFYEAGAQYQLSTTGRQFIAGLLRHAPEITAVTNQFVNSYKRLWGGDEAPSFVCWGHNNRSALIRVPLYKPNKGQSSRIEYRAIDSAANPYLAYSLMLAAGLKGIEEGYELPPEAEDNVWGLSDTERRALGYHQLPASLDHAIQYMEESELVAETLGEHVFNYVLLNKRQEWREYRSQVTPFELNKNLEML is encoded by the coding sequence ATGGACAAGCAGCGCGACTTCGTTCTTCGGACCATCGAGGAACGGGGCATCAAGTTCATTCGACTATGGTTCACCGACGTGGTCGGCACCCTGAAGTCGGTCGCGATCGCACCGGCCGAGGTCGAGGGGGCGTTCGCCGAGGGACTCGGCTTCGACGGCTCCGCGATCGAGGGCCTCACGCGCTCCTTCGAAGCCGACGTGCTGGCCCACCCGGACCCCACCACGTTCCAGATTCTGCCCTGGCGTGGCGAGGTCGACCCCACGGCGCGGATGTTCTGCGACATCACCACGCCGGACGGCCAGCCCGCCGTCGCCGACCCCCGGAACGTGCTCAAGCGCACCCTGGCGAAGGCCGCCGAACGCGGGTTCACCTTCTACACGCACCCTGAGATCGAGTTCTACCTGCTCAAGTCGTCGAAGTTCGGCAAGAACGGGCCCGTCCCGGTCGACTCCGCCGGCTACTTCGACAACGTCCCGGGCGGCACAGCGCACGACTTCCGCCGCCGTTCGGTGCGGATGCTCGAAGACCTCGGCATCTCGGTGGAGTTCAGCCACCACGAGGCCGGCCCCGGCCAGAACGAGATCGACCTGCGTTACGCGGATGCCCTGACCACGGCGGACAACATCATGACGTTCCGCACCGTGATCAAGGAAGTGGCGATCGAGCAGGGCGTCTACGCGACGTTCATGCCCAAGCCGCTTTCCGACCAGCCCGGCTCCGGCATGCACACCCACCTGTCGCTCTTCGAGGGGGACACCAACGCCTTCTACGAGGCCGGCGCCCAGTACCAGCTGTCCACCACGGGCCGCCAGTTCATCGCCGGATTGCTCCGCCACGCGCCCGAGATCACGGCCGTGACCAATCAGTTCGTGAACTCGTACAAGCGGCTCTGGGGCGGCGACGAGGCACCCAGCTTCGTCTGCTGGGGCCACAACAACCGGTCGGCACTCATCCGGGTTCCGCTCTACAAGCCCAACAAGGGGCAGAGCTCGCGCATCGAGTACCGCGCGATCGACTCCGCGGCCAACCCGTACCTCGCCTACTCGTTGATGCTGGCCGCCGGGCTCAAGGGCATCGAAGAGGGCTACGAACTGCCGCCGGAGGCTGAGGACAACGTCTGGGGTCTCAGCGACACCGAACGCCGCGCCCTGGGGTACCACCAGCTGCCCGCCAGCCTCGATCACGCCATCCAGTACATGGAGGAGTCCGAACTGGTCGCCGAGACCCTCGGCGAGCACGTGTTCAACTACGTGCTGCTGAACAAGCGCCAGGAATGGCGCGAGTACCGGTCGCAGGTCACCCCGTTCGAGCTCAACAAGAACCTCGAGATGCTCTAG
- a CDS encoding bifunctional [glutamine synthetase] adenylyltransferase/[glutamine synthetase]-adenylyl-L-tyrosine phosphorylase: MAREQLTLTDLARVGFADLGEARARLDEVSELGGPDPSDLFPLLSRAANPDAALFAVLSFVRRCPTEFAVLRRHPGAVQRLVSVAGASTGLTDFFLRHPDELAVLHEKTASLPGLAELTGDLLDAVQATDGVAALVDDAGWVALRVRYRRRLAELAAFDLEQADPVGGLDRIARQLSHLAAAALEASLAVARGMAGGAVAAPGVFPLEQVRLTKLAVIGMGKAGAGELNYVSDVDVIFVAEGDEDAGLDTGRAVDIATRLAILMMRGLNQPTVEPELWEVDPNLRPEGKSGALVRTLESHIAYYDRWAKSWEFQALLKARPLAGDVELGSRYVAAVAPKVWTSASRENFVESVQRMRERVTSNIPADEVAVQLKLGPGGLRDIEFTVQLLQLVHGQADPDVRQPGTLPALAALAESGYVGRAEAAEFAQDYRMLRLMEHRLQLDRLRRTHLLPRDEAGLRVLARATGLATSAAGLSARWEATKHRVRGLHERLFYRPLLSAVAALPAEGLNLTSAQAEARLAAIGFRNTAGALAHIAALTSGVSRRATIQQHLLPVLLQWLSDGADPDYGLLAFRRLSDSLGSTYWFLRMLRDSSGAAERLTRVLSASRFVGELFETIPEAVAWLEHDDELRPRPLGVLQDEARAVLARHGSPDAAASVLRTSRRREMLRLALSAILGRISIDELAAGLTDVATVIIQGVLGAIRGTGLTGDDGPLAPDGIEFAVIAMGRFGGAELGFGSDADVMFVFRPGTLEGGAAHDRATFIVRELNRLTDDNRLPLDLDIGLRPEGKNGAVVRSLDSYQAYYRRWSLTWEAQALLRARGIAGEPALVESFHAVMDPVRYPEAISEQDVREIKRIKARVENERLPQGADPNRHLKLGRGSLSDVEWFVQLLQLQHAAALPALRTTSTLEALEEATRHSLVSAPEAATLRAAWLFASRCRSAITLWTNKTADVLPTDRMQLDGVARMMEYPPGSANQLEEDYLAVTRRARAVFERRFYGPVERPGAFSG; the protein is encoded by the coding sequence ATGGCGAGAGAACAGCTGACTCTGACAGACCTCGCTCGGGTGGGCTTCGCCGATCTCGGCGAAGCCCGCGCACGCCTCGACGAGGTCAGCGAGCTGGGCGGGCCCGACCCGTCCGACCTCTTCCCGCTGCTCAGCCGCGCGGCGAACCCGGATGCGGCTCTGTTCGCCGTGCTCTCGTTCGTCCGGCGGTGTCCGACCGAGTTCGCCGTGCTCCGGCGGCACCCCGGTGCCGTGCAGCGCCTGGTTTCGGTCGCCGGCGCGTCGACGGGCCTGACCGATTTCTTCCTGCGGCACCCCGACGAACTCGCGGTGCTGCACGAGAAGACTGCCTCGCTGCCCGGTCTGGCGGAACTGACCGGCGACCTGCTCGACGCGGTACAGGCGACGGACGGTGTCGCTGCGCTGGTCGACGACGCCGGCTGGGTGGCCCTGCGGGTCCGCTACCGCCGCCGGCTCGCCGAGCTGGCCGCGTTCGACCTCGAACAGGCCGACCCCGTCGGCGGCCTCGACAGGATCGCCCGGCAGCTCTCCCACCTGGCCGCCGCCGCGCTGGAGGCCTCCCTGGCCGTCGCCCGGGGGATGGCCGGCGGCGCCGTCGCGGCGCCCGGCGTGTTCCCGCTCGAGCAGGTGCGCCTGACCAAGCTGGCCGTGATCGGCATGGGCAAGGCCGGCGCGGGAGAGCTCAACTACGTCAGCGATGTCGACGTCATCTTCGTCGCCGAAGGGGACGAGGACGCCGGCCTGGACACGGGCCGGGCCGTGGACATCGCCACCCGGCTGGCTATCCTCATGATGCGCGGCCTCAACCAGCCCACAGTCGAACCCGAGCTGTGGGAGGTGGACCCCAACCTGCGGCCGGAAGGCAAGTCGGGAGCGCTCGTGCGCACCCTCGAGTCCCACATCGCCTACTACGACAGGTGGGCCAAGAGCTGGGAGTTCCAGGCGCTGCTCAAGGCCCGGCCCCTGGCCGGGGACGTCGAACTCGGTTCCCGGTACGTCGCCGCGGTCGCGCCGAAGGTGTGGACCAGCGCGAGCCGGGAGAACTTCGTCGAATCGGTGCAGCGGATGCGCGAACGCGTGACCAGCAACATCCCCGCCGACGAGGTCGCCGTGCAGCTCAAACTCGGCCCGGGCGGCCTGCGCGACATCGAGTTCACGGTGCAGTTGCTGCAGCTTGTGCACGGTCAGGCCGACCCTGACGTGCGCCAGCCCGGCACGTTGCCGGCGCTGGCCGCCCTGGCCGAATCCGGCTACGTCGGCCGGGCGGAGGCGGCGGAGTTCGCCCAGGACTACCGGATGCTCCGGCTCATGGAACACCGCCTGCAGCTGGACCGTCTGCGTCGCACGCACCTGCTGCCCCGGGACGAGGCCGGTCTGCGCGTGCTCGCGCGCGCCACCGGCCTGGCCACCAGCGCCGCCGGGCTGAGCGCCAGGTGGGAGGCCACCAAACACCGGGTTCGCGGGCTGCACGAACGGTTGTTCTACCGCCCGCTGCTGTCGGCCGTGGCGGCGCTGCCCGCCGAGGGGCTCAACCTCACGAGCGCCCAGGCTGAGGCACGACTGGCGGCCATCGGTTTCCGCAACACCGCGGGAGCCCTGGCTCACATCGCCGCGCTCACGAGCGGGGTGTCCCGCCGCGCGACCATCCAGCAACACCTGCTGCCGGTTCTGCTCCAGTGGCTCTCCGACGGCGCCGACCCGGACTACGGTCTCCTCGCGTTCCGCCGGCTGAGCGACAGCCTGGGGTCCACCTACTGGTTCCTGCGGATGCTGCGCGACTCGTCCGGAGCCGCCGAACGCCTGACCAGGGTGCTGTCCGCCTCCCGGTTCGTCGGGGAGCTCTTCGAGACCATCCCGGAGGCCGTCGCCTGGCTGGAGCACGATGACGAGCTGCGCCCGAGGCCCCTCGGCGTGCTGCAGGACGAGGCACGGGCTGTCCTGGCCCGGCACGGCAGCCCCGACGCGGCCGCGTCGGTGCTGCGCACCAGCCGGCGGCGGGAGATGCTGCGCCTGGCCCTGTCGGCGATCCTCGGCCGCATCAGCATCGACGAGCTGGCGGCGGGCCTCACGGATGTGGCCACCGTGATCATCCAGGGGGTGCTCGGCGCCATCCGCGGCACCGGTCTCACCGGCGACGACGGTCCGCTGGCGCCGGACGGCATCGAGTTCGCGGTCATTGCGATGGGCCGGTTCGGGGGAGCGGAGCTGGGCTTCGGCTCCGACGCCGACGTCATGTTCGTCTTCCGGCCCGGCACGCTCGAGGGCGGCGCGGCGCACGACCGGGCGACGTTCATCGTGCGCGAGCTGAACCGGCTCACCGACGACAACAGGCTGCCGCTTGACCTCGATATCGGTCTGCGCCCTGAGGGCAAGAATGGGGCCGTGGTGCGCTCCCTCGACTCCTACCAGGCCTACTACCGCCGCTGGTCGCTCACCTGGGAGGCGCAGGCCCTGTTGCGCGCCCGCGGCATCGCCGGGGAGCCGGCGCTCGTGGAGAGCTTCCACGCCGTGATGGACCCCGTTCGGTACCCCGAGGCCATCTCCGAGCAGGACGTACGCGAGATCAAGCGCATTAAGGCGCGGGTGGAGAACGAACGCCTGCCGCAGGGCGCCGACCCCAACCGGCACCTCAAGCTGGGCCGTGGCTCGCTGAGCGACGTGGAATGGTTCGTGCAGCTGCTGCAGCTCCAGCATGCTGCCGCGCTTCCGGCGCTCCGCACGACCTCCACTCTCGAGGCACTGGAGGAAGCGACCCGGCATTCGCTGGTGAGCGCGCCGGAGGCGGCGACGCTCCGGGCCGCGTGGCTGTTCGCGTCCCGGTGCCGCTCGGCCATCACCCTGTGGACCAACAAGACCGCTGACGTGCTGCCGACCGACCGGATGCAGCTGGACGGTGTGGCCCGCATGATGGAGTACCCGCCCGGGTCGGCCAACCAGCTGGAGGAGGACTACCTCGCGGTCACGCGTCGCGCCCGCGCGGTGTTCGAGCGTCGGTTCTACGGCCCCGTGGAGCGACCAGGGGCCTTCTCGGGTTAA
- the glnA gene encoding type I glutamate--ammonia ligase codes for MFRDSSEVLAFIKDTDVKFLDLRFTDLPGVQQHFNIPASTVDEEFFTVGQMFDGSSIRGFASIHESDMQLIPDVTSAFVDPFRAERTLIMLFDIYNPRNGEIYSKDPRQVAKKAEKYLASTGIGDTAYFGSEAEFYIFDDVRYEVNQHTSFYSVDSGEGAWNSGRKEEGGNLANKTPYKGGYFPVSPVDQHADMRDDICLKLIDAGLVLERSHHEVGTGGQGEINYKFDTMVHAADDLLKFKYIVKNTAHEWGKTATFMPKPLFGDNGSGMHTHQSLWSEGKPLFYDEAGYGGLSDVARWYIGGLLKHAPAVLAFTNPTVNSYHRLVPGFEAPVNLVYSAGNRSASIRIPITGTNPKAKRLEFRAPDASGNPYLAFAAQLMAGLDGIKNRIEPHEPVDKDLYELPPEEAKNIPQVPASLEEALQALEADHDFLLAGNVFTPELIETWIDYKREKEIKPLAQRPHPFEFELYYGV; via the coding sequence ATGTTCCGCGATTCGTCCGAAGTGCTCGCTTTCATCAAGGACACCGATGTCAAGTTCCTTGACCTCCGCTTTACCGACCTGCCGGGTGTGCAGCAGCACTTCAACATCCCCGCGTCGACCGTCGACGAGGAGTTCTTCACCGTCGGCCAGATGTTCGACGGCTCGTCGATCCGCGGTTTCGCGTCGATCCACGAATCAGACATGCAGCTGATCCCCGACGTCACGAGCGCCTTCGTCGACCCGTTCCGCGCCGAGCGCACGCTCATCATGCTGTTCGACATCTACAACCCGCGCAACGGCGAGATCTACTCCAAGGACCCGCGCCAGGTGGCCAAGAAGGCCGAGAAGTACCTCGCGTCCACAGGCATCGGCGACACCGCGTACTTCGGCTCCGAGGCCGAGTTCTACATCTTCGACGACGTGCGCTACGAGGTCAACCAGCACACCAGCTTCTACTCCGTCGACTCCGGCGAGGGCGCCTGGAACTCCGGCCGCAAGGAAGAGGGCGGCAACCTCGCCAACAAGACCCCCTACAAGGGCGGCTACTTCCCGGTCAGCCCCGTCGACCAGCACGCCGACATGCGCGACGACATCTGCCTCAAGCTCATCGACGCCGGCCTGGTGCTCGAGCGTAGCCACCACGAGGTCGGCACCGGCGGCCAGGGTGAGATCAACTACAAGTTCGACACCATGGTGCACGCGGCCGACGACCTGCTCAAGTTCAAGTACATCGTCAAGAACACGGCGCACGAGTGGGGCAAGACCGCCACGTTCATGCCCAAGCCGCTCTTCGGCGACAACGGTTCCGGCATGCACACCCACCAGTCCCTGTGGTCTGAGGGCAAGCCGCTGTTCTACGACGAGGCCGGCTACGGCGGACTCTCCGACGTGGCACGCTGGTACATCGGCGGCCTGCTCAAGCACGCCCCCGCCGTGCTCGCCTTCACCAACCCGACGGTCAACTCGTACCACCGCCTGGTGCCGGGCTTCGAAGCACCGGTCAACCTGGTCTACTCGGCCGGCAACCGTTCAGCGTCGATCCGCATCCCGATCACCGGCACCAACCCGAAGGCCAAGCGTCTCGAGTTCCGGGCGCCCGATGCCTCCGGAAACCCGTACCTCGCCTTCGCCGCCCAGCTGATGGCCGGCCTTGACGGCATCAAGAACCGCATCGAGCCGCACGAGCCTGTCGACAAGGACCTCTACGAGCTGCCGCCCGAAGAGGCCAAGAACATCCCCCAGGTTCCCGCTTCGCTCGAAGAGGCGCTGCAGGCGCTGGAGGCCGACCACGACTTCCTGCTCGCCGGCAACGTCTTCACCCCGGAGCTCATCGAGACCTGGATCGACTACAAGCGCGAGAAGGAGATCAAGCCCCTCGCGCAGCGTCCGCACCCGTTCGAATTCGAACTGTACTACGGCGTCTAA
- a CDS encoding RDD family protein: MNATPPGPTTFGQLPPSTWPGERLGLPRSGPHSVGRVGRRILALVIDWAIAVGLACLIWGYTLLDYDGFVVLGVFVLLQAVLLATLGASIGHLLLGLRLISLSGGPVGVWRPVVRSVLLGLAVPALVWDSDQRGFHDKIAGTVLIRR; encoded by the coding sequence GTGAACGCGACACCTCCAGGCCCCACGACTTTCGGGCAGCTTCCGCCCAGCACCTGGCCGGGGGAGCGGCTCGGCCTGCCCCGGAGCGGCCCGCACTCGGTGGGCCGGGTCGGCCGGCGCATCCTGGCCCTGGTCATCGACTGGGCGATCGCGGTCGGCCTGGCCTGCCTGATCTGGGGGTACACCCTGCTCGACTACGACGGTTTCGTCGTGCTGGGCGTCTTTGTGCTCCTGCAGGCCGTGCTGCTCGCGACGCTCGGTGCCAGCATCGGGCATCTGTTGCTGGGCCTCCGTCTGATCAGCCTCAGCGGCGGACCGGTGGGCGTCTGGCGGCCCGTCGTGCGCTCCGTGCTGCTCGGCCTGGCCGTTCCGGCGTTGGTCTGGGATTCGGATCAGCGCGGCTTCCACGACAAGATCGCCGGCACGGTGCTGATCCGCCGGTAG
- a CDS encoding DUF4191 domain-containing protein gives MARSKDKSPRTPKEPGRLKQMWQVFQMTRRYDSNIVLFMILGFLIPVAVGLILALLLTPDSGFTIALWIIAGVLGGVLAMLIILGRRAEKAAYSQIEGQPGAVGAVLRSSLKRGWVGSEMPVAVNGKTQDAVYRAVGRGGVVLISEGPRTRTARMVDEERRSVAKVGGNVAVTVISVGPDSDAVPLHKLARRLTKIKPSLTKAEVLAVNNRLNSIAKKLPIPKGVDPTKARPQRGN, from the coding sequence ATGGCACGCAGCAAGGACAAGAGTCCCCGCACCCCCAAAGAACCTGGCCGCTTGAAGCAAATGTGGCAGGTCTTCCAGATGACCAGGCGCTACGACTCGAACATCGTTCTGTTCATGATCCTGGGCTTCCTGATCCCGGTCGCGGTGGGGCTGATCCTGGCCCTGCTCCTGACCCCGGACAGCGGGTTCACCATCGCCCTGTGGATCATCGCCGGAGTGCTCGGCGGTGTTCTCGCGATGCTCATCATCCTGGGTCGGCGCGCCGAGAAGGCCGCATACTCGCAGATCGAGGGCCAGCCCGGCGCCGTCGGCGCCGTGCTGCGCTCCTCGCTCAAGCGCGGCTGGGTCGGCAGCGAGATGCCGGTCGCCGTCAACGGCAAGACCCAGGATGCCGTGTACCGCGCCGTCGGCCGCGGCGGCGTCGTGTTGATCAGCGAGGGCCCCCGCACCCGCACGGCCCGCATGGTGGACGAAGAACGCCGCTCCGTGGCCAAGGTGGGCGGCAACGTCGCCGTCACGGTCATCTCGGTCGGACCCGACTCGGATGCCGTGCCGCTGCACAAGCTGGCGCGTCGTCTGACCAAGATCAAGCCGTCGCTGACCAAGGCCGAGGTTCTCGCGGTGAACAACCGCCTCAACTCCATCGCCAAGAAGCTCCCGATCCCCAAGGGTGTCGACCCGACCAAGGCCCGCCCGCAGCGCGGCAACTAG